From the genome of uncultured Methanobacterium sp.:
AATAAGTCAAAAAATTTCAAAAAAATAGATTAAAAGTGGAGTTTTAACCTCCACCATCACACAGTTCATTGCTCATGTCTATGTCTTCCAGGTTCTTTTTAATGCTTTCCACTTTCTTCTTAGTGGATTCCTTGTCATCAGTTTCTTCACTGGATTTAGTGGATTTTCTACTGGATTTCCTTCTTTTAAGCCGGTTGTACTCATCTTCATTTATAAGTTCCAAGTAACGGCTGTTGTACCATAACTCGGTGGTATCAATTTTAGCCCACACCCCATCATCATCACTTCGGAGACCTAAAACCTCTCCTGAACTGCCAGTACCACTGTATCTAACATGAGACCCAATAAAAATCTCTTTATTTTGTTTGTTAACCGTTTCCACATTTTCACCCCCAGATAAATGGATTTGATTTGAGTAAATTTGATTTTATCTGAATTTTAGTAGATTTTGCCTTAAATTTTTGGTAATTAACTTTACCTGAATTTTGGGTATCTGATTTTACCGGAATTAAAGTTTTTTAAATAAATATTCGAATTTTTTTAGTTCTATTTTTTAATGTCCAACCTTACTTTCTCTTTTTTTTGAACTGATTCTGCCCTTGATTCCAGTTCTGCTTTTTCAACGTTTAGCAGTAAGTAATCCCCCACTTCTTCAATATCTGTAGTTTCTATCTCCAGATCTTTTCTGGTGAGGCCAAAATCACTGGTGGAAATAATCATACTGGTTATAATTCCTTCC
Proteins encoded in this window:
- a CDS encoding DUF2098 domain-containing protein; amino-acid sequence: METVNKQNKEIFIGSHVRYSGTGSSGEVLGLRSDDDGVWAKIDTTELWYNSRYLELINEDEYNRLKRRKSSRKSTKSSEETDDKESTKKKVESIKKNLEDIDMSNELCDGGG
- a CDS encoding PRC-barrel domain-containing protein, coding for MKVSDFFGRRVLDKKANEIGKVVDMVIKPKEGIITSMIISTSDFGLTRKDLEIETTDIEEVGDYLLLNVEKAELESRAESVQKKEKVRLDIKK